Part of the Oerskovia paurometabola genome is shown below.
GCGGCGACCACGACGCCTCCGCTGCGCGCCACGCGCGCCGCCTCACGGAGTGCGAGCAACCGGTCGAGCCGCTCCGTGAGGTGGTAGAGCGGGCCCAGGACGAGCACGGCGTCCGCCGAGGAGTCCGTGAAGGGCAGCTCCCGCGCGTCCCCGACCTGCGCACGTACCCCCGGGATCTCCGCCGCACGGGCCACGTGCGACGGCACGGGGTCGATCAGGTCGACGTCGTACCCGGCGTCCGCGAGCCAGGCCGCATGCACCCCGGTCGCACCCCCGACGTCGACCACCCTTGCGGGGGCTGCCGGGAGGAACCTGCTCAGGAGCTCGCGCGTGCGCAGCAGCTCGAGGCGACCGTGAGCGGTCGCATGGAGGCGACGCTCCTCGCGGTAGCGGTCGGTGTAGAAGTCCAGGATCTCGGGGTCCAGCGCTGGTCCGGTGCTCACGCGGACATCCTGTCGCCGATATCCCTGTACGTCGAGCGTGCAGCTCGGGCCGTCCGTCGGCGAAGCGCTCGGCGACGAGCCGCAGCCCTACGTGAGGTGGTCGAAGTCCCCGCGCACCCACGCCGCGTGCCGGTCCGCGGACCGGCGCACGACGCCCCGCGCACCCACGGGGATCACGCCCTCGAAGTTGTTGTAGAGCCGGTCGAACGCGAAGCGCTCGACATGGGTCGCGACCCGGTCCACCACGGCCCCCGACAGCGGGATCCGGTTGGGGTAGCTGCGCATGAAGCTCACCGACGTGCGGTCGGGGTTCGCGAAGATCGTGTCACCGCTGAGCAGGACGCCACGCCCCTGCGCACCGGCCGCCCAGTGGACGACGGCACTGCCGGGGAAGTGCCCGCCCGGCTGGGAGAGCGTCACGCCCGGCAGGATCTCGCGGTCCTCGGACCACGTCTCGATCACCGGGTCGGGGCGGGCGACCCACCCCGCGTCGGCCTCGGCGACGAGGACGGGCACGTCCCCCAGCGCGCGGCTCCACTCGACCTGGACCCCGAACATGTGCGGGTGGCTCGCGACGACGGCCACGACCTCGCCGAGCGCCCGGACCTGGCGCACGGCGTCGTCGTCCAGGTACCCGACCGGGTCCCACAGCAGCATCCCGGCCGGGGTCCGCACGATCTTGGACTCCTGCCCGATGCCGACCCCGGGGTGCCCCGCGAGCGCGAAGAGGTCCGGTTCGAGCTCGGTCACCGAGACCTCGTGCCCCTCGGCCGCGAGCTCGTCGAGCGTCGTCCACGCCTGACCGTCCGCGGGCACCCACTGGCGCTCGTCGGCGCAGATCGCGCACACCTCGGGACGGTCCGCGTGCTCGACGGCGCACGTCCGGCAGATCCACCACGTCATCGGGGTCGTCCTCTCCCTCGTCGAGCCCTTGTCCTGACCGACGTGTCAGAGTGGGCGTGACCCATGGGTCACGCCCACTCTGACACGTCATCTCCGACACGTCATCGAGGCGTCGGGATCAGCGGCTCAGCGCCTCGACACTCCGCGGCTCGTCGTCACCGGCGGCGCCGGGCACGTCCAGCCCGCGCAACGGGTACACCCAGAAGCAGAGCCAGGCCAGCGCGGCCACCACGAGCGGCACGCCGCCCATGAGCACGCGGATCCCGGTCGACACGGCCTCGGGCTGGTCCGCCACCGAGAGACCGGCGTCGTAGCCCGTCGCGCCGAGGACCGCCGCGATGACGACCGCCTGCACGATCACCGAGCCGCGCACCACGAACCCGTTGACCCCGAAGTACATGCCCTCGCGGCGCAGCCCGGTCCGCCGCTCGTCGTCGTCGATGACCTGGCCGAGCGCGACCTCGAGGAGCTGCATCATGCCCGCGACCCCGATGCCCACGAGCCCGGCCACGGCCATGGCCCCCGGCAGCGACCCGGGCAGCATGAACAGCCCCACGGCCACGCCGTACGCCGCGACCGACCACAGCAACGCCCGGCGCGGCCCGACCTTGCGGACCACCCAGGACCAGCCGACGATCGCGGGGATCGCGACGACGAAGATCGGCGCGAGCACGAGCGTCGCGTCGGCCTCGGCACCGCCCAGCACGTAGCGCACGTAGAACGGCACCGACGCGAGCAGGAGCGCGGTCGTGGACTGGAGCAGCAGGGACCCCAGGACGTACGTCACGAACGCCTTGTTCGCGAACGTGTACCGGAGCTGTTCGCGCAGCGGCAGCGCGGCCTCGCGGGCCTTGACCTCGACCTCGTCGACGGGCCTCTCGACCATGCCCGCGAGCGACCACAGGTAGAACGCGAGGCACAGCGCACCGAGCACGAGTCCCATGCCGACCCACCCGAGCGGCGAGCCGTAGAGCAGCGGTGCCGCGGCGGTGCCCAGGATCATCCCGACCAGGCCGAAGATCTGGCGCGGCGTGTTGCCCCGGGCGCGCTCCGCCGTCGTGCGGAAGATCTCCGGGAAGAGCGCCGAGGTGTTGAGGACGACCGCGACGTACGCGACGTCGTAGACCGCGACCACCACGAGGAACCAGACGAGCAGCCCCGTGGGGCTGACCTCGGGAGGCATCCACACGAGCGAGAACGCCGCGACGAGCGGCACGATCCCCAGCCCGATCCACGGGACGCGGCGCCCCCAGCGGGTGCGGTGCCGGTCGGAGGCCGCGCCGACGAGCGGGTTGAGGACTGCGTTGAGGATGCCGTGCGCGACCATCGCGCCCGCGACCCAGCCCGCGGGGAGCCGCAGGTGGTCGACGTAGAAGAACACCACGAACGCCGAGAACGTCTGCGCCATGAGGTTCGCGGGGAACGCCGAGGCGCCGTAGGCGAGGGTCTGACCGCGCGTGGGGAGACCGGTCAGACGGCGGTCGCGCAGGGCCGTGAGCGCGCTCATCGAGCACCCCCGACGGCGTCGCTCGCCCGCGCGGACAGGGCGCCCGAGGCGTCTCGCGCCCGGGGTTCGAGCCCGCGCTGGACGTCGCGCAGGTCGCGCCAGCCGACGCGCACGATCCCTTCCTCGGCGAGGGTCGCGGCGACGTCGGGGTCGGCGAGCAGCCGGCGCTCGAAGCCGCGCTTGGCGACCGAGTGGTCGGCGACGTCGCCGAGCTCGTCGTCGTCGAGCATGGGGTGCAGGAAGACCTCGGTGACCCCCGGCTCGGTCGCGCGGAGCAGGTCGAGGAAGCCCGCCTTCATCGAGGCGAAGTCCTCCTCGTCGGGCGTCCCCTCCCCGAGGAGCTCGAAGGGGTGGGTGGCGAGGTGGTCGAGGATCACGACGCCGGCCGAGTCGGCCGCCGCCGCGGCCTGGTCGAGCACCGACCGGTACGTGTCGGGCAGCCCCAGGCCGACCGTGCGCGGCAGCCGGAACGGCAGGCCGTGACGGGCCGCGAGCCCGAAGACCTGCGGCAGGAGGCTGCGGCCCGTCTCCAGCCCGTAGACCGAGCCCATGTGGTTGTCGAGGTGCGTGACGTCCATGCCGGCGGCGAGCGCCGCGTCGAGCTGGGCGGCGAGCTCGGCCACGACGTCCGCGTCGCTCGCCCGGAGCTCGACGCTGCGGCAGTCGGCCGGGAAGTACCCGGCGTCGTCGACGAGGGTCGTCCCGATCCCGGTGAGAGGGCGCCACCGGTACCGGGTCCACTCGCTCGTGAGCACGAGGTGCACGCCCAGGTCGAGGTCGGTGCGGTCGGCCGCGAACGCGAGCGCCTCGGGGGCCCACGGGCACGGCACCATGAGCGTCGCGGAGTCGAGGTGGCCCGCGACGAGCAGCTCGGTGATCGCGCGGTTGGCGGCGCGGCACATGCCGAAGTCGTCGGCGTTGAGGATCAGCGCCCGGGCGTCCGGCGGGAGGCCGAGCCGGGTCACGAGGTCAGAGGGTGCGCGCATCGTCGGCTCCTCGGGAGGAGAGGCCGGTGGTGAGGTCTGCGTCGAGGGGCGCGTCGTCGTCGGGCAGGTCCTCCGACTCGGCGGCGCGCCGTACCGCGGCCGTGAACGCCTGGTCGCGCAGCGCGTCCCGCGCGAGGGCCGCGGCGCCGAGCAGCACGGCGTCGGCCGCGACGGCGCTGGGTTCGACCACGATCGGCAGGATGCCGACCCGTTCGGCGAGGTAGGTCTGGACGCGGCCCAGGACCGCGTCCTCGCGCGCGACGCCCGCGAGGAAGATCTTCTGCGGTTCGAGCAGGAGCGCGACCGACGCGACGAGCACGGCGAGGCGTCCGGCGAGCTCGTCGACGACCGCGACGGCACGCTCGTCGCCGTCGTCCGCGAGGTCGAGGACCTCGTGCGGTGCGAGACCTGCGGGCAGGCCGGCCTCCTTGGCCGAGGTCGCGAGCGACGCGGCGCCGATGCTCTCGGCGCCGAGGGCGCGGCCGGGCTGCGGGAGGAACGCGACCTCGCCGGCCCCGCCGGACGCGCCGCGGTGCAGCCTGCCGTCGATGACGATGCCCGCGCCCAGCCCGATCCCCAGGCGCAGCAGCACGAACGAGTCGAGCCCCTTGCCCGCGCCCGTGCGCTGCTCGGCGATCGCGGCGAGGTTGACGTCGTTCTCGAGCACGACGGGACAGCCGAGGCCTTCCTCGAGGGCCGCGTGCAACGTGGGCCCGCCCTTCTCGAGGCCGGGCACGCGGCGCACCATGGCGTGGTCGGCGTCCACGATCGCCGGGAGCCCGACGACGGCGCACCGGACCGCGACGGACTCGGCGCCCGTGTCGTGGCGCACCGCGGCGACGCAGTGCGCGGCGAGCTTCTCGACCGTGCTCGCGCGCGCCTCGGGCTCCTTCGCGGACAGCGGCTGCTCGGCGCGGGCTCGGACGCGGCCGACGAGGTCGACCAGCGCGACACGGACGCGCACGTGACCGATGTCGACCGCGAGCGCGTACCCGTGCTCGGGGTCGACGCGGTACAGCGTGGCTGCGGGGCCGCGTCTGTCGTGGTCGAGACCGGCCTCCTCGACGAGCCCGTGCTCGACGAAGGTGCGCAGCGCGAGCGCCACGGTGGTCTTGGACAGGCCCGTGGCCGCGACGATCTCGGGTCGTCCGAGCGTGTCGTGGGCGTCGAGCACCTCGAGGACTGCGCGGGCGTTGATCTCCCGGAGCAGTCGTTGATCTCCTGCAAGAAGCATGTCTACCGGTCTCCGTCGACGGTCGTTCCCCTGGACATGAGTAGGTCGGAAACCTCCCTACCCGGGCGAGAGTACCGCGCCAGGGTTCGTGCGCGCTCGGCGAGCGGAGAGTGTTCACCCCCGTGTCCGGGCCTGCGGTGCGGAGCGCTCTCGGGGTTCACCCCGAGGGCGAGATGGGGGGAACACCCCATGTCGCCGAGAGGTCCGCGCACCCTAGCCTCGATGGTGGTGGGCCCCGCCGGGGGGCGGGGCCCCCACCACTCCACGAACGCCTCGGACACGACGAACAGGGGATCGACATGCGGACCACGAACCGGCGACTGGTGACGGCGGGCCTGGTGGCCGTCGCGGCGGTCACGCTCGGGGCGTGCGGGTTCGGGCCGCGGTCGATCGCGACCGACACCTACACCGTCACGGACGAGATCACCGCGGTGCGCCTCGACCTCGAGGCCGGCTCCGTCACGCTGCGCGGGGACGGCTCGGCGACCGAGGTCGGCATCGAGCGCACGGTCGACTACGCGGGCTCCTACCCCGAGCAGGAGACGCACCGCGTCGAGGACGGCGTCCTCGTCCTGTCCGGGTGCGGTCGGTACTGCTCGGCGAGCTACTCGATCGACCTGCCCGCCGGGCTGCCCGTCACGGGCGAGACGTCGCACGGCAGCATCGACCTGGACGCGACCGGCGCGGTCGACGTCGAGACGTCGAACGGGTCCATCACCCTCACCGACGTCGACGCGCGGATCGTCGCGCGGACCTCCAACGGCAAGATCACCGGGACCCGGCTCGGAGGCACCGACGGCATCGACGCCGAGACGTCGAACGGGTCGGTCGAGATCTCGATCACGACCCCGCAGGACGTCCGCGCGGCGACCGACAACGGCAAGGTCCAGGTCCAGGTCCCCGACGGCAGCTACCGGGTGCACGCCGAGACCGACCTGGGCGGCACGGACGTCAGCGTCCCGGACGACCCCGACGGCGAGTTCACGATCGACGCGTCCTCGTCCAACGGGCGGGTCACCGTCTCACGCGGCTGAGGTGGCGCCGGGACGCCGTCGCACGCGCCACGCGCGTCATGGTGCCGGGCGGGAACCCAGCACTCCCCGCACCACGTCCGTGACCGGGCGCGGAGGGCGTCCGAGCAGCTCCGCCAGGTGGTCCGCGTCGTCGTCCCCGCGCGCGAGGAAGCCCGCACCGAGGGTCGCGAAGATCGACGCCGCGTGCGCCACCTGGTAGGGCGGGACCCCTGCGGCCAGCGCGTCCCAGGTTCCGCCGAGCGGAGCCGCCTCGTACCTGCCACCGACGAGCGCGGCGACGTCCGACCCCGTGAGGCGCGCGTCCCCGGCGAGCTCGTAGACGCGTCCCGCATGCCCTGACCTCCGACCCGCGCGGACGTCGTCGTGCACCTCGGCGGCCACCTGTGCGGCCACGTCCGCGAGGTCGTCGCGATGGACCACGGACACCGCGCCGTCTCCCCACGGAGCCGCGAACACGCCGTCGGGCTGCGCCGTGAACCCGACCGCGAGCGCCACCGGGACCTCGGCGTACAGGCCGTTACGCAGGATCGTCACGTCGAACGGCGCGCCCGCGAGCCGGGCCTCGGTCCACCGGTGGGCCAGCGCGATCGTCAACCGTTCGGCCGTGCCCGCGAGGCTCGTGTAGACCACGTGCCGCACACCGGCGGTCGCCGCGGCGTCGACCACCGCCCCGTGCCGTGCCCGCACGACGTCGTCCTCGGCGTACCCCGCCGAGACCACGAGGAGCACGTCGACCCCGTCGAGCGCGGCGGGCAGGGTCTCGGGCCGGTCGAAGTCGACCAGCCGCGCGCCGGGCCCCCGGGGCTCTCGAGACCCCCTCAGCACGTCGTCCCGGTCGGCGAGGCGGGCGGCGACCGCCCCACCGAGGGCGCCGGAGGTTCCGGTGACGAGCAGCATGGGCAGGTCCTTCCGATGGTGTGGTTGTCTTCACGAGCGGGACCATCGTCGCCGCGGACCAGGACCGACCGTAAGGAGGCACTTCGATGTCAGCAGGGCACACCGCAGTGACCACGTCCCCCGTCGTCTCGTGCGGCGAACCGCACGAGGACTGCGGCATCCGTGACGTCCTCGACCGGATCGGCGACAAGTGGTCGGTGCTCGTCGTGGTCGAGCTCGCCCAGGGGGTCCGGCGGTTCCGCGAGCTCCAGCGCGCGGTCCCGGGGATCTCGCAGCGCATGCTCACGCTCACCGTGCGCCGGCTCGAACGGGACGGCCTGGTCACGCGTACGGTGTTCGCGACCGTGCCCCCGCAGGTCGAGTACGAGCTCACCGCGTCGGGCCACAGCCTCACGCGGCTGGTCAAGGTCCTGGCCGACTGGTCGGCCGACCACCGCGACGGCATCGCGGCCTCGCGCGAGCGGTGGGACGCGCTCAACCCGGGCTCCGAGGTGCGCTGAGGCACGCGGCCGGGCGCGCCGCCGTCGGGCACGCGCCGCCCGGGCGCGCTAGAGCGGTCCCAGGACGTCGCGGACGTCGGCGTCGAGCGCGAGCGAGTCGAGCACCGTGAGCAGCGCGCGCTCCTCGTAGCGGAAGTGGGACTCCATGATCGCGGCGACCCCCTCGAGGTGACGGTCGAGCTCGTCCGGCGTCGCCGCCCGGTCGACCGCGGCCAGCAGCCCGCTCAGCAGGTGCGCGATCATCGAGTGGTCCTGCCTCAGGTTGCGCAGGGTCCCGACCAGCTCGGGGTGGGCGGCCGCGATCGCGGGGAACAGCTCGCGGTCCTCGCCCTCGTGGTGGCCCGTCAGGGCGGTGCAGAAGCCGTGGCAGAACAGCAGCAGGTCGCGGGTCGCGGGTTCGGCGGGCTCTCCGTCGTCGAGCGCGGCCCGGGTCGCGCGCAGCGCCTCGCGCAGCCGGGCGTGCACGGCGCGCAGCTCGCGGCTCCAGGCGACGAGCCTGGTCTTCTCGCCCTCAGTCACGCGAGGGCGAAGGGGTCGACGTCGTCATCGTCGTGCTCCTTCGTGTCCGGCGCCTCCATGCCTGGCACGGTCTGCCACCGGCACGCGACGCTGCGCAGACCCTACCGGACGTCGACCCACGCGGGGCGCCGTGCGTCGTCGACGCGCACGACCACGTCGGCGTCCCGCTCCGGGGCGACCTCTGCCCGGTACCGCGCGTACGCGGGCAGCGTCCAGGCGTCCGCAGGTGGCGTGCGCCGCGCGAGGGTCGCGTCCTGGAGCGCCAGGTGGACGGTCAGGTCGACGTCGAGCCCGCGCCCGAGCGACAGCGACCCGTCGAGCAGCACGACCAGCCCCGGGGGCGCCTCGACGTAGTCGGCGCGCGTCGAGCGCGACGTCACGGGGTCGCGAAGGCTCGGCAGGTAGCGCCCGTCCCCGTCCGGCCCGACGGCGGTCAGCACCTCCCGGTTCAGCGCCCCGACGTCGATCCACTCGTCGAGCAACGAGTCCGGGTCCTCGTGGCCGTGCTCGAGCCGCAGCGACGCGGGGCGCAGGAAGTCCCGCACACCGATGCGCGCCGTCGGGCGGCCCGCGACGCGCAGGGGTTCGACGAGCTGGTCGGCGAGCGTCTCCGGGTGCGTCGAGGGGTGGCCGTCGACGAGCACGCGCACCGCACCACCGGCACGGGGGTGGCCCGCGACGAGCGCGGCGACCCGCGCGACCAGGACCTCGGGGCTGACCGGCTCGACGCGCACCCGGTCAGGATGCCACGGGGCCGCGAGGACCAGGGCGCGCACCCGTGCCGAGGTAGTCCTGCGGGCTCGCGTCGAGCACCCGGCGGAACATGGTCGAGAAGGCAGCCGGGCTCTCGCACCCCAGCGCGCCGGCGACGCGCGTCACGGACTCCCCCGCCGCGAGCCGGGGCAGGGCGGCCAGCACGCACGCACGCTGTCGCCACCGGTCGAAGGTCAGGCCGGTCTGCGCCCCGAAACGGCGGTTGAACGTCCGCAGGCTCAC
Proteins encoded:
- a CDS encoding ROK family transcriptional regulator, with amino-acid sequence MLLAGDQRLLREINARAVLEVLDAHDTLGRPEIVAATGLSKTTVALALRTFVEHGLVEEAGLDHDRRGPAATLYRVDPEHGYALAVDIGHVRVRVALVDLVGRVRARAEQPLSAKEPEARASTVEKLAAHCVAAVRHDTGAESVAVRCAVVGLPAIVDADHAMVRRVPGLEKGGPTLHAALEEGLGCPVVLENDVNLAAIAEQRTGAGKGLDSFVLLRLGIGLGAGIVIDGRLHRGASGGAGEVAFLPQPGRALGAESIGAASLATSAKEAGLPAGLAPHEVLDLADDGDERAVAVVDELAGRLAVLVASVALLLEPQKIFLAGVAREDAVLGRVQTYLAERVGILPIVVEPSAVAADAVLLGAAALARDALRDQAFTAAVRRAAESEDLPDDDAPLDADLTTGLSSRGADDARTL
- a CDS encoding NAD(P)H-binding protein, which gives rise to MLLVTGTSGALGGAVAARLADRDDVLRGSREPRGPGARLVDFDRPETLPAALDGVDVLLVVSAGYAEDDVVRARHGAVVDAAATAGVRHVVYTSLAGTAERLTIALAHRWTEARLAGAPFDVTILRNGLYAEVPVALAVGFTAQPDGVFAAPWGDGAVSVVHRDDLADVAAQVAAEVHDDVRAGRRSGHAGRVYELAGDARLTGSDVAALVGGRYEAAPLGGTWDALAAGVPPYQVAHAASIFATLGAGFLARGDDDADHLAELLGRPPRPVTDVVRGVLGSRPAP
- a CDS encoding MFS transporter; amino-acid sequence: MSALTALRDRRLTGLPTRGQTLAYGASAFPANLMAQTFSAFVVFFYVDHLRLPAGWVAGAMVAHGILNAVLNPLVGAASDRHRTRWGRRVPWIGLGIVPLVAAFSLVWMPPEVSPTGLLVWFLVVVAVYDVAYVAVVLNTSALFPEIFRTTAERARGNTPRQIFGLVGMILGTAAAPLLYGSPLGWVGMGLVLGALCLAFYLWSLAGMVERPVDEVEVKAREAALPLREQLRYTFANKAFVTYVLGSLLLQSTTALLLASVPFYVRYVLGGAEADATLVLAPIFVVAIPAIVGWSWVVRKVGPRRALLWSVAAYGVAVGLFMLPGSLPGAMAVAGLVGIGVAGMMQLLEVALGQVIDDDERRTGLRREGMYFGVNGFVVRGSVIVQAVVIAAVLGATGYDAGLSVADQPEAVSTGIRVLMGGVPLVVAALAWLCFWVYPLRGLDVPGAAGDDEPRSVEALSR
- a CDS encoding hemerythrin domain-containing protein; the protein is MTEGEKTRLVAWSRELRAVHARLREALRATRAALDDGEPAEPATRDLLLFCHGFCTALTGHHEGEDRELFPAIAAAHPELVGTLRNLRQDHSMIAHLLSGLLAAVDRAATPDELDRHLEGVAAIMESHFRYEERALLTVLDSLALDADVRDVLGPL
- a CDS encoding uridine kinase, translating into MRVEPVSPEVLVARVAALVAGHPRAGGAVRVLVDGHPSTHPETLADQLVEPLRVAGRPTARIGVRDFLRPASLRLEHGHEDPDSLLDEWIDVGALNREVLTAVGPDGDGRYLPSLRDPVTSRSTRADYVEAPPGLVVLLDGSLSLGRGLDVDLTVHLALQDATLARRTPPADAWTLPAYARYRAEVAPERDADVVVRVDDARRPAWVDVR
- a CDS encoding winged helix-turn-helix transcriptional regulator → MSAGHTAVTTSPVVSCGEPHEDCGIRDVLDRIGDKWSVLVVVELAQGVRRFRELQRAVPGISQRMLTLTVRRLERDGLVTRTVFATVPPQVEYELTASGHSLTRLVKVLADWSADHRDGIAASRERWDALNPGSEVR
- a CDS encoding class I SAM-dependent methyltransferase is translated as MSTGPALDPEILDFYTDRYREERRLHATAHGRLELLRTRELLSRFLPAAPARVVDVGGATGVHAAWLADAGYDVDLIDPVPSHVARAAEIPGVRAQVGDARELPFTDSSADAVLVLGPLYHLTERLDRLLALREAARVARSGGVVVAAAISRYAGLLELAAVGEVSDETEASLRRAVETGLHDPRSGFTTAYFHRPDELAGELEDAGLGTVAVYGVEGPSAPALDNLPLDEAEPLLGSAVRAARLLEQDPAMIAASPHFLAVGLVG
- a CDS encoding MBL fold metallo-hydrolase gives rise to the protein MTWWICRTCAVEHADRPEVCAICADERQWVPADGQAWTTLDELAAEGHEVSVTELEPDLFALAGHPGVGIGQESKIVRTPAGMLLWDPVGYLDDDAVRQVRALGEVVAVVASHPHMFGVQVEWSRALGDVPVLVAEADAGWVARPDPVIETWSEDREILPGVTLSQPGGHFPGSAVVHWAAGAQGRGVLLSGDTIFANPDRTSVSFMRSYPNRIPLSGAVVDRVATHVERFAFDRLYNNFEGVIPVGARGVVRRSADRHAAWVRGDFDHLT
- a CDS encoding polysaccharide deacetylase family protein; its protein translation is MRAPSDLVTRLGLPPDARALILNADDFGMCRAANRAITELLVAGHLDSATLMVPCPWAPEALAFAADRTDLDLGVHLVLTSEWTRYRWRPLTGIGTTLVDDAGYFPADCRSVELRASDADVVAELAAQLDAALAAGMDVTHLDNHMGSVYGLETGRSLLPQVFGLAARHGLPFRLPRTVGLGLPDTYRSVLDQAAAAADSAGVVILDHLATHPFELLGEGTPDEEDFASMKAGFLDLLRATEPGVTEVFLHPMLDDDELGDVADHSVAKRGFERRLLADPDVAATLAEEGIVRVGWRDLRDVQRGLEPRARDASGALSARASDAVGGAR
- a CDS encoding DUF4097 family beta strand repeat-containing protein; the encoded protein is MRTTNRRLVTAGLVAVAAVTLGACGFGPRSIATDTYTVTDEITAVRLDLEAGSVTLRGDGSATEVGIERTVDYAGSYPEQETHRVEDGVLVLSGCGRYCSASYSIDLPAGLPVTGETSHGSIDLDATGAVDVETSNGSITLTDVDARIVARTSNGKITGTRLGGTDGIDAETSNGSVEISITTPQDVRAATDNGKVQVQVPDGSYRVHAETDLGGTDVSVPDDPDGEFTIDASSSNGRVTVSRG